One Lacunisphaera limnophila DNA window includes the following coding sequences:
- the dnaA gene encoding chromosomal replication initiator protein DnaA, producing MSHPTHQTNLWETVKCDLKGLFPDDVFQMWFEPMRCVESTEDAVILGVPNDFAAIWIHDNYLDLISQRLRLASGRMVQVSLRKVDANGNPAPRFSAPVEPKAKPAPKRTVRYDERSAAAGTLNPRNTFETFVVGPNNQLAHAAALAVSQAPAQAYNPLFIHGSTGLGKTHLMHAIGHSILQRNPEAKIAYLSTEKFTNEYIHAIQENALTKFRQRYRNVDVLLIDDIQFLSGKERIQEEFFHTFNDLFESQKQIVLSSDRPVTEIATLEARLVSRFQWGLSADIQSPDFETRVAILRTKAATLKIDLPQNVVEFMAQHISKNIRRLEGALIKISSYAVLTGKPLDLASAEHLLKDVLMEEAQNRLNIEGIQKRVADHYQIRHSDMTSKRRPNAIAFPRQIAMYLSRQLTRHSLQEIGEAFGGRDHGTVIHAVKTVENMMEQDDSVRGSVDFLKTQLAK from the coding sequence ATGTCCCACCCCACCCACCAGACCAACCTCTGGGAAACCGTAAAATGTGACCTCAAAGGGCTCTTCCCCGATGATGTGTTCCAGATGTGGTTTGAGCCCATGCGCTGCGTGGAGAGCACGGAAGACGCCGTGATCCTGGGCGTGCCCAACGATTTCGCCGCGATCTGGATCCATGACAACTACCTCGACCTGATCTCCCAGCGCCTGCGCCTGGCCTCCGGCCGCATGGTCCAGGTCAGCCTCCGGAAGGTCGACGCCAACGGCAACCCGGCCCCCCGTTTCAGCGCCCCGGTCGAGCCCAAGGCCAAGCCCGCCCCGAAGCGCACCGTCCGCTACGACGAACGCTCCGCCGCCGCCGGCACGCTCAACCCGCGCAACACCTTCGAGACCTTCGTCGTCGGCCCCAACAACCAGCTCGCGCACGCCGCCGCCCTCGCCGTCTCCCAGGCCCCCGCCCAGGCCTACAATCCCCTCTTCATCCACGGCTCGACCGGGCTCGGCAAGACCCACCTGATGCACGCCATCGGGCACAGCATCCTGCAGCGCAACCCCGAGGCCAAGATCGCCTACCTCTCCACCGAGAAGTTCACCAACGAGTACATCCACGCGATCCAGGAGAACGCGCTGACCAAGTTCCGCCAGCGCTACCGCAACGTCGACGTCCTCCTCATCGACGACATCCAGTTCCTGTCCGGCAAGGAGCGCATCCAGGAGGAGTTCTTCCACACCTTTAACGACCTCTTCGAGTCCCAGAAGCAGATCGTCCTCTCCAGCGACCGCCCGGTCACCGAGATCGCCACCCTCGAGGCCCGCCTCGTCTCCCGCTTCCAGTGGGGCCTGTCCGCCGACATCCAGTCGCCCGACTTCGAGACCCGCGTCGCCATCCTCCGCACCAAGGCCGCCACCCTCAAGATCGACCTCCCGCAGAACGTGGTCGAGTTCATGGCGCAGCACATCTCGAAGAACATTCGCCGGCTCGAGGGCGCCCTGATCAAGATCTCCAGCTACGCCGTCCTCACCGGCAAGCCCCTCGACCTCGCCTCCGCCGAGCACCTCCTCAAGGACGTGCTGATGGAGGAGGCCCAGAACCGCCTCAACATCGAGGGCATCCAGAAGCGCGTCGCCGATCACTACCAGATCCGGCACTCGGACATGACGAGCAAGCGCCGCCCCAACGCCATCGCCTTTCCCCGCCAGATCGCCATGTATCTCAGCCGCCAGCTCACCCGCCACTCCCTCCAGGAGATCGGCGAGGCCTTCGGCGGCCGCGACCACGGCACCGTCATCCACGCCGTCAAGACCGTGGAAAACATGATGGAGCAGGACGATTCCGTCCGCGGCAGCGTCGACTTCCTGAAGACGCAGCTGGCGAAGTGA